GATGCCATGCTGTGTGTTGTCGCCGGGTCTCGGTGGACTCTGGAGGCAGGAGGACACTGAGCTCGGGTCTGAAGGGTGGGAAGAGAGCAAGGGTGAAACGGCGAGTCTTAGAAGCGTCGGGGGTGTCTGTGCCGTCCTCACCGCGGGAGCAGCCAGGGGCTGGACACAGGGTCAGGGTTGCTCTGTCACTGTTGCCCTCGTGTGGCTGTGGAGTCAGACCTTCAGCCCAGACTTGCTCTGACCGCGGCCGCCGCGGGCAAGCTGGGAGGTGGCCTTCGCTTCGGAATACCTGGGGCTTGTTGGGCCTCCCAGGTTTGCCAGGGGCACCTTTAGGCCACAGGAGGCCGAGTGATGCCACAAGGTCACGTGTGCATATCCTGGGAGTACAAAAATACAGGCGCCCCTTCCTCCAGGTCTCTTATTACAGTCACAGGAGCTCAGTGGACCCTGCTGGTCGCCAGCAGTTTGGGCTCGGAAGGGTTACAAATTGAAATGCTTTGTCAACAAGTTCACGGTGTCAGAAGTGACCCTCAGCCACGCCTTCTGTTTGCATGTCACCCTGTTAGTCTGGCcagacatttttgaaaaaacGAGATGTCAGGTTCCACCCACTTTGTGAACATTTGTACTGAAGAATCAATCTGGAGAAGACGCTGTAGGGTTCTCAGGTTTCAGAAGCTCCGTGTTCGCAATGTGGACGGACAGTCCCGGTTTGACACACGTGGGTGGGGATGCCCACGCGAGGGCTGACCCTCTGCGTCCAGATGTGGACCGAACAGCTCGGTGACACCTGAGCTTCAAAACACACGTGTATAGACTGTGGATTGGCCTCAGGGCTCCCGGGGGGAGGCCTGCACTGTCTGACTCGCCGTGGCTGCGGTTCTCCCTGGGGGTGCAGGTGTGAAGGGCCTTTTGTCACAGGAGTGTGGTCCCTTGGCTTTGGTGCTGCGCGTGAAACTAACGTCTTCCTGTGGTGTCTTGTCCCCCCGCCAGGAAGGGCGCCTGTGGCCTTTGGACGGCTCTGGACCTCTGCCCGCCTCGGAGGTGAGGGGTCGGACGGGGGCAGGTGGGTGGCAGGAGCCGCGGGCCCCGAGCAGGAAGGGAGTGACCCTCACACCAAGCCTCACTTGGTTTGAAAGGTGGGGCGGGGTCTTCCTCGACTCTCCCAGGGACTCTCGGTGCCAAGGCTCCTTCCAGAGAGTAGGTCAAGACTCCTGAACTTCACCTGGTGCCTCGGGCTGCTCATGAGGTGCGGGGTGTGGGAGAGTCTGTCAGCACTGCAGCATGATTTATTCTGTCTCCCAGGCTAATATAGGATGACTgtaaaaatgacagttttttaGTTTAAGTTAAATCTGTGGTGTCAGAGATGCCGACGGATGGATATACGTCCTTCCTCTGGAGGAAACCTGGGTGGTGTAGTAGATAGAAGACTATGTAGGAAACCAAATGCCTGGAtcctttttggggaaaaaaagtctatAATCATATTTACTTTGGAATAGAAAACATTTTGCATGTCAGTACTAAATTATTGGAAAATTCTATTCagaaagaagaaactggaaaaattagAACCCAGAAAGTCACTTGTTCCTGATGTGAAAGTCACTGATAGGGGCAGCAAGCTCCATAAATTCATAAGTGAACCCAGCGCCCTGTACCTGCTCCAAGGACCCACCTGTGCAGCCCGGGCCCCGAGACAGGTGCCAGAGCTGTGGGGCCACCCGTCCTTACGCTGCAGGCAGAGGAgtgaggagcagggcaggggcaggtcaCGTGGGGGCAGCCCCTCCCTACGCCCCACGAACCAGCAGGAGGGGCCCACGTAGCAGGGCGCCTCCCCCACACCCACGCTTCAGGTAAACCACTTACCCGGTGCTGAGCCAGCCTGGGCTTGGCGAGGTGAGTGATGAAGCCACGAAGAGTAAGAAGGCTGCTTTTTCTCTGGAACGGTCTTTCTGAGTTTCCGACAGGAGAGCACACAGTCCAGGCGTGGGTTCCGGACCCGAGGCGTCGGTGCTGGTCCCTGTGCACAGCGTCTCCCAGCCGCTTCTCTCTCGCTTGCAGGTCATATGCACCTCGCGGTCCCCGGATGCGCTGGCTGCCCCGTCCTTTCTCCAGAGGGGTCGGTTCAGCCGCTTCCAGCCCACCTACCCCTACGTGCAGCACGAGATTGACCTGCCCCCCACCATCTCCTTGTCGGATGGGGAGGAGCCACCTCCCTACCAGGGGCCCTGCACCTTGCAGCTGCGGGATGCTGAGCAGCAGCTGGAACTCAACCGGGAGTCTGTGCGGGCCCCGCCCAACCGGACCATATTTGACAGTGACCTGATGGACGCCTCCGTGTATGGGGGGGGCCCCTGCCCGCCCAGCAGCCACTCGGGCATCAGCGCCAGCACCTGCAGCAGCAACGGGAGGATGGAGGGGCCGCCCCCGGCCTACAGCGAGGTGACGGGCCCCGACCCTGGCGCCTCTCTCGCCCTCCCCCCACACGGCAGCGCACACAGCGGGGGCATGGACAGGAAGCCTGGGAACCTTGTCTGACCCGACAGCCTTGTGAGGATGAGGCAGAAGGCGCTGCCCCGCCCGGCACGACGGGGTCAGTTGCACATGCGGTCCTGCAGCGTGCACAGCGGTCTTTCAGGGGAGCTGCTCACGTGGAACAGAGAAAGGGGTGCTGTGACGACACCATGAAGTAAAGCCCACAGAGGCACCTGATTAACTGAGAGCAGACGTGACAGGAAGGCGTCAGAATGGCCTGTTGTACCATGAACCAGATGCGGAGGAAGCGTTATTACAGTCTGTGGGGAAGAATTGCTAGTTTGCTTTCCCCCAAACTGTGGAACTTCGgctttaaaaatgattctaaatTCCTGTTTTGTGTGCCAAGGTAGAGAGTGGAGAGGTCAAACGAATGCAGGGAGTCAGTTTGTGTTGTGATGCTGTGTTTTTGAAAGCTGCACTATGTTTAAGATTATGAGGAAGTTTACCTGAAGTTCTGTGTGCTGTCTTTTCACCTGTGGATTATTTCAGGCCCTCGACCCCACAGCCATGCACGAAAGGATGTTCGAGGCAGGAGTGTAACATACGCCACCGACGCTGATCAGGAAGTCACGGCACAGCAGTGACGCGTCACGAAGCACCTGGAGACGCCGGGACAGGAGGTGCTGCGTCCTCGCGGGCTCTCAGGCTGCGTGTTTCACTGTTAGGCCCGACGCCTGGTGCCGCCCCCATCCTCCAGTGGCGCGGTTTCCTCAGTGATGTAGATTTATTTCACTGTAGCATGGAATATACTCAAGATGCACATCTTATTTTATgcaataaattgtttaaaatgcaaGGTGGTTATTCTGTGCCGTTGCAACGTGACTTCTCAGTGTCCACTGTGTCCGTTCCTGGATGGCTGGTCATTGCGAGACTTGGCGGACCCTCCTGTGCAGCCTGCTGGCCCCCCCCCTGGGAGGGACACGGGACGCAGAACCAGCCACACTCCTGGGGGTCACTCAGCCTCTGCACTGGACGCCAGaactgcaggccagtctcaggtGCAGGGCGGGGAGCATCTCAGAGCAAAGGGTGGAAACCACAACACTGCAGCTAAATGCAGCTAGAAAGCTAGCGTTGCCGACTGTTAGTCATAGCTGTTCCTGGTAATTCACACACAGTGGCACTGGCAAGACAGTCATGTCATTCAAATTCACTGTCTTCCAGACAGAAGCTGTTCCCTCTCAGCTGCCGTGGAGAACTGCCCTCCAGAGGTGTGGACAGATGAAACCAGGTcttgatggtctgcagctgggccTCTGCAGTGACCTGGTTCAAAAGCCAAGGTCGCAAATTAAGTCAGCTTCCCCTCGACCCAGAGCAGAGGTGACCTAGATCTGTGCTCCTTCCCAGGTCTGGCCGCTGGGTGTGGAAAGAGGCGTGACTGTGAGGACACAGCCCATCGGTGGAGCCCAGGGTCCAGGTTAGAAGCGGCGGTTTAGGCACTCGTGATGGGGCTGCTGTCTCTGGGAGGGTCGCAGGGTGCCTGGCGGTGGCAGCTGAGGCTCCAGGCGCCAGTCCTCCTGCTGTGACCTCGCCAGCTCAGCAACTCCCAGGATGTGAGTCCCACTTACAGGAACTCTCAGGCATCTGTTAGCTTTTTCAGGAAGTCTAGTGTTTTTCAGACAGAGGCTGTCCTTTAGTACAGAAGAGTTTGCTACACAAAATTGACCTGTTCTTCTACCTGAACCAAAATTCAGGGTTAAAGAGCCTGAcaggcagcccctgccctccacaCCACAGAAGCCCAAAGCTGCAGACAGCAGAGCACGCTGTGTCACACTCAGGAAGGGTTGTCACAAGGATGACACTTAGGTCCACTCATTCAAGCTAGGGGAGGGCGCAGGGCCGTGCACTCACGGGCGCGTCTCAGCTTCCGATCAGTCCACGAGGAGGCCTCAAAGGCAAGCGTTCTGAAAGCTGCCCAGACCTGGAAGGATGCACTCGGTCCCCGCCCTCCTCAGAACCAGAGGCTGCATCCTGACAGGTGGCCTGAATCTCCCCTCCGCCTGCTCTTGGGGCCTAGGGCCGGCCCCGCCTGCTGCTGTTGGCCGCCAGGCGCCCACGAGGTGGCCTGGCCGTGAGGCAGGGGCCGGGGGCGGCCCCCACACCTGCTGTCTGCTGTGTGCAGGCTGCTTCTTGAGGTTCACCACTTAGGGTAGCAGCAAGTTAGTGCaactcttcactttttaaaattgctaaAGCTCGACAGtgtctgtgaaggaaaagctAGTAAGGATGCTAGTTCTTTGTTAACTTTCAGATGTTGTCCGCACGGCTAACATCAGAAGCAGCAGTGCTGGACGCTGGGCCTCGCAGTGACATGtgccctctgccccaccctccacTTCTCGGTTGCCCTGGTTACCGCGGCCTTGGCGCAGTGGTGCCGCGTTAGCAAGTCCCCCCAGGATGCCGTGTCTAAAGGGGCACGGCCAGTGCTCTGACCCAGACCACAAATGCATCCCAAATGCGGCTAACCTGACACTCGGACCCCGCCAGGGCAGGCCTGCCCCTGACGCAGGGACGCGGACAGACGTGGCCGTCCCCAGGTGTCAGCTCAGGTGACTCCACTCCCCCAGTCAGCGCTGCGTGTCACACGGGTCACATTTACACTCACGGCCGGGGAGGCAGCCACTGCCGCTTTCCCGATGTGAGACGCGCGCAGGGACCAGGCCGTGTCCGCGGCTGCGCCCCAGACGTGTGCCTGTGAGAGACACGAGGCTGAGAGCCCCACGGGCTGGGGCAGACGCGCGAACCTGGCTCACGGCTTCGTTGTGCCGCGCTGCTCACGCCTGGGATGTGTGCCGCACTTGTCCTGCACAGGGGGCAGAACAGACACTTGTTACTACCGTGATACCACGTGTAGATCCAATTTTAACAGAAATGGCACAGAATTAGTGAATGCCTATGTGCTTTGTCCTTTTTTGTAAGGAAATTTGCAAATGGATGTATTCAGATACAAATCTATGTAATTTTCCTACTAAACATCAGCATCGTAACACAAGGGAACCAAGTCTGAACAAGCAGGCGGCAGCCCGCGACCAGCATCTGTGGGCGATCAGAGGTGCGTGTTTGCTgtgaaaacacttaaaattttttttaaaaccccacaGCTTTTTTGGTGCCACCAGATACTTATTCTAACCCCTTCTGCAATGCTCGTTGGACCAGTATTAGTTACAATCAGAAAAAATGTTGGTTTTTCACCTTGCTTTATGAAAAGACATTATCTCCCATGTTGTAGAACAAGGCAGGGAGCAGACCCCAGCACGTTTCATAAAAACCACACAGCTTACGTCAGAGCAAGCGGAGTGGCCTGTCCAGATGACTGGTGACCATCTGTCTCCTTGCCTTTTCGACAAACTGAAGCTGTGGAACCTGTGAACCAAAGGAGTGTCTGCAGTGAAGGTAACTCGGGACCAGCCAGTCCGCATGAGTGAAGACCCCGTCCCAGAAACACTAGCTGTGGGTCAGCCAGGTGAAGTCTCATGTCTGTCCTTCTGGTGTCCCTGCTGGTCTCGCCCCAAAAGCAAACTCGGCTTTGCCGCTGGTCGGGGGTCCCGTCACCGCCGACCCGCCCACTTCCAGCTGTGCTTTTGGTGTCCGGCTGTGACCTCTGCATTTTTCTTCGAATGTCccaatatttaaaaaaggaaCTGCCTGTGACAGTTTCACTAAAACCACGGACGAACTGTGGACGTGGGTACCCTCTCCAGTGCCGCCCAGAGGTGATGAGCAGATTCTGCCCGTCGGATACGTATTTCCAGTTCTTTCTGCCGTCAGAGGACATTCACTCTAATAAATCCCACGTTCTTCATCTGCTCTGTGGTGCATGTTCTGATTCTGCACATGATGAGATCCTACCCTTGTCCTCCAGGAAACGAGTTACTGATGATCCTTAAACTGAAGACGCCTCTCTCAACTCTTGGTGCGAAGGGACCAGAAGTCAGCAGCCCCCGCCGTCCGCTCACTGCAAACTGCAGGCCTGGGGGTTCAGGTTAGGGGCCGAGGCTGCTCCTTGTCGGAAAGGCTCCCCTCCCCGCACCTCCATCTCTTGGGAGGGCTGCTGAGCAGCGCGTCATCTGAGGATGCTCCAGACTCGGAGGCACTGCACCGGTTACCACGCCATCGCCTCCTTCCTGCAGAGCTACCGAGGCTGCGATATGCTGGTACTGCTTCTTTACAACCCTCGTTCATTTGCGTGGCATTCAGAAGTCATGCTTTCTAGtttaaaagctgttttaaaatgcGTGCACTACTACTCACAGCGTCTAGTTCACCTGACCCCCAGGAGGCTGCCTTATAATAAAAGCACAACTGTATCTGAGCTTTTCAGTGGTTGTTCACGTGAGCTGTGATAATCTCAAGTCGTTAAAGTCTTCTTAAACAGCCATTTGTGCTTACTTTTCAACACAGTTCCCATACGGAAAAAGGTTTCCAGCTGTCAAGTGTCTGCGTCCTCAGCGGAGCAGTGGTGACGCAGTTCTGAGAGCTGCAGTCTGTACCTGCAATACGtactttcaaagaaaaatgcTGCTCTAAGTGCTGCGTGCTACGAAATCAGCCTTTTCTGCTTATTCTTAATGCTGTGGTTGAACCATAGCTCAAAATCATTGAAAATAATCAGTAATATACATGTgtctcctgtttctttttaaaaaaaatctttcaaaaacaaagcaCACATAAGGGGGAAAACCTACGTGCTTTAAAACCTGTCACAGAAAGGTCCTTGCAGCTCCCTGGCTGGCCCTCCCCGTGCGGCTCTGACTTTCAGGAACCATCGTATCCGCTATAAACAGCCCGCTTGGACCACACACAGGTCTGGGTTCCACACAGGACATTCAGGATCCTCACCTGAGACAAGGTCACCTTTAGGCTTCTGGACGCATCACAGAGAAACTGGAGCTGACTCAGCCCAAACCAGGAACACGACATCTCAGGAAAGCTGTTGAACGCAGGGCGCACGCCCTCACAGACTGCAGTTCTGGGCTTGCGAGGTTCCACCCGGGACGATGCAGCAAAAGGAATCCAAGCCTCCTTCACCGAGACCGTAGAATCATACTGTCTCTAAGCTCTAAGTAAGTTTATGGATTCACAGATGATGTGACTGTGAACATACAAAACCTCCTACAATCTACCAAACTACTAGAATAAGTGATTTTAGCTTGGTTGCAGGCaatagtttatttttgcatttctgttaGTAAAAAACTTTGGAAACGTACTTTGGAAACTGAAatcttaaaattctctttaaataatAGTAATGGGCCCAAGCTCATTAGTTAACACGCATTGTAGATTCTGGCTTAACGTCCTTAAGATTATTTTGGAAAGGGGATTAGAAACCCGTACAGAGGGAAAGAGCTGAAAGAAAAGGGTTTCTCTCCCTTGAAACAGCAGACAGTCCCTGACAGACTGCATGGTGCTCTGGAGCGGTGTCCAGTCTCCCTCAGCAAGTCCTTTGGGAAACACTACGGAACACCCCTGCCACCCCTTGCCCTCCGTCAGGAAGGTAAGACTGGTGCACACTTTCGTCACAGGGAAGGTTCCGCATAGGATTCCTACCTGACAGCTTGGTAAACCCACCAGGAGTCTGTCTACACGCGGTCGCTAGCAGTATGGTCCAGGAAGTCGTGCTGGCTTCCTCCTGGGTGGTGGGCTGAGCGAGATGCTGGGAGACCACAGAGGCCTCTTGAGGACAGGAGGCCGGATACCCACCTCCACTGCCTGGGTCCTTGGGACCCTTCCCGCCaccctgctgt
This genomic stretch from Camelus dromedarius isolate mCamDro1 chromosome 32, mCamDro1.pat, whole genome shotgun sequence harbors:
- the LDLRAD4 gene encoding low-density lipoprotein receptor class A domain-containing protein 4 isoform X7 yields the protein MQEAGFPATHAFTAQLELAQVVVIVVVVMVMVVVIICLLSHYRVSTRSFIHRPSRGRRPGDGLQPEGRLWPLDGSGPLPASEVICTSRSPDALAAPSFLQRGRFSRFQPTYPYVQHEIDLPPTISLSDGEEPPPYQGPCTLQLRDAEQQLELNRESVRAPPNRTIFDSDLMDASVYGGGPCPPSSHSGISASTCSSNGRMEGPPPAYSEVTGPDPGASLALPPHGSAHSGGMDRKPGNLV
- the LDLRAD4 gene encoding low-density lipoprotein receptor class A domain-containing protein 4 isoform X4, whose amino-acid sequence is MQEAGFPATHAFTECKFTCTSGRCLYLGSLVCNQQNDCGDNSDEENCLLVTEHPPPGIFSSQLELAQVVVIVVVVMVMVVVIICLLSHYRVSTRSFIHRPSRGRRPGDGLQPEGRLWPLDGSGPLPASEVICTSRSPDALAAPSFLQRGRFSRFQPTYPYVQHEIDLPPTISLSDGEEPPPYQGPCTLQLRDAEQQLELNRESVRAPPNRTIFDSDLMDASVYGGGPCPPSSHSGISASTCSSNGRMEGPPPAYSEVTGPDPGASLALPPHGSAHSGGMDRKPGNLV
- the LDLRAD4 gene encoding low-density lipoprotein receptor class A domain-containing protein 4 isoform X3; this encodes MQEAGFPATHAFTECKFTCTSGRCLYLGSLVCNQQNDCGDNSDEENCLLVTEHPPPGIFSWLRGPCVEVLHTTELELAQVVVIVVVVMVMVVVIICLLSHYRVSTRSFIHRPSRGRRPGDGLQPEGRLWPLDGSGPLPASEVICTSRSPDALAAPSFLQRGRFSRFQPTYPYVQHEIDLPPTISLSDGEEPPPYQGPCTLQLRDAEQQLELNRESVRAPPNRTIFDSDLMDASVYGGGPCPPSSHSGISASTCSSNGRMEGPPPAYSEVTGPDPGASLALPPHGSAHSGGMDRKPGNLV
- the LDLRAD4 gene encoding low-density lipoprotein receptor class A domain-containing protein 4 isoform X6, which produces MLRWRSPEALGRSLCRDSGESECGSARAACRRLAFRPHTRSQLELAQVVVIVVVVMVMVVVIICLLSHYRVSTRSFIHRPSRGRRPGDGLQPEGRLWPLDGSGPLPASEVICTSRSPDALAAPSFLQRGRFSRFQPTYPYVQHEIDLPPTISLSDGEEPPPYQGPCTLQLRDAEQQLELNRESVRAPPNRTIFDSDLMDASVYGGGPCPPSSHSGISASTCSSNGRMEGPPPAYSEVTGPDPGASLALPPHGSAHSGGMDRKPGNLV
- the LDLRAD4 gene encoding low-density lipoprotein receptor class A domain-containing protein 4 isoform X8 → MVMVVVIICLLSHYRVSTRSFIHRPSRGRRPGDGLQPEGRLWPLDGSGPLPASEVICTSRSPDALAAPSFLQRGRFSRFQPTYPYVQHEIDLPPTISLSDGEEPPPYQGPCTLQLRDAEQQLELNRESVRAPPNRTIFDSDLMDASVYGGGPCPPSSHSGISASTCSSNGRMEGPPPAYSEVTGPDPGASLALPPHGSAHSGGMDRKPGNLV
- the LDLRAD4 gene encoding low-density lipoprotein receptor class A domain-containing protein 4 isoform X1; the encoded protein is MCISSERYSLPQQALSSDPEDVVLPQYRSLLHSARQTPAAAPVWSGLVFRSNCSCFLAGAPWTVAGRWRWEKPRHHHCPGRAAARLLSLGLVVRRALLRLETEPRELELAQVVVIVVVVMVMVVVIICLLSHYRVSTRSFIHRPSRGRRPGDGLQPEGRLWPLDGSGPLPASEVICTSRSPDALAAPSFLQRGRFSRFQPTYPYVQHEIDLPPTISLSDGEEPPPYQGPCTLQLRDAEQQLELNRESVRAPPNRTIFDSDLMDASVYGGGPCPPSSHSGISASTCSSNGRMEGPPPAYSEVTGPDPGASLALPPHGSAHSGGMDRKPGNLV
- the LDLRAD4 gene encoding low-density lipoprotein receptor class A domain-containing protein 4 isoform X2 codes for the protein MCISSERYSLPQQALSSDPEDVVLPQYRSLLHSARQTPAAAPVWSGLVFRSNCSCFLAGAPWTVAGRWRWEKPRHHHCPGRAAARLLSLGLVVRRALLRLETEPRELELAQVVVIVVVVMVMVVVIICLLSHYRVSTRSFIHRPSRGRRPGDGLQPVICTSRSPDALAAPSFLQRGRFSRFQPTYPYVQHEIDLPPTISLSDGEEPPPYQGPCTLQLRDAEQQLELNRESVRAPPNRTIFDSDLMDASVYGGGPCPPSSHSGISASTCSSNGRMEGPPPAYSEVTGPDPGASLALPPHGSAHSGGMDRKPGNLV
- the LDLRAD4 gene encoding low-density lipoprotein receptor class A domain-containing protein 4 isoform X5, with the translated sequence MQEAGFPATHAFTECKFTCTSGRCLYLGSLVCNQQNDCGDNSDEENCLLVTEHPPPGIFSSQLELAQVVVIVVVVMVMVVVIICLLSHYRVSTRSFIHRPSRGRRPGDGLQPVICTSRSPDALAAPSFLQRGRFSRFQPTYPYVQHEIDLPPTISLSDGEEPPPYQGPCTLQLRDAEQQLELNRESVRAPPNRTIFDSDLMDASVYGGGPCPPSSHSGISASTCSSNGRMEGPPPAYSEVTGPDPGASLALPPHGSAHSGGMDRKPGNLV